The Akkermansiaceae bacterium genome has a window encoding:
- the ychF gene encoding redox-regulated ATPase YchF, whose product MLKAGIVGLPNVGKSTLFNAVTRTRNAEAANYPFCTIDPNIGVVTVPDDRLGVLAEISKTQKIIPAAIEFVDIAGLVEGASEGAGLGNKFLANIREVDAIVQVVRCFDNDDIIHELGSVDPIRDIEIINSELILADMAALEKRKVSRAKKAKSGDKESKKEVELIDKLLPHLDAGKPALTLELTKDEQLTLRDFFLLSSKRTIFACNVAEDELADAQKAPDSHAMVAKVREYAAASHDAEAVVISARIEEELVELDPAEATEFLADMGITDSGVSTLIRAVYHLLGLRTYITSGEKETRAWTIRHGDKAPAAAGVIHGDFERGFIAAEVVAFEDLVAAGSKAAAREAGKLRIEGKEYVVKDGDVIEFRFNV is encoded by the coding sequence ATGCTGAAAGCAGGAATCGTAGGCCTCCCCAACGTCGGAAAATCGACACTCTTCAACGCAGTCACCCGCACCCGCAATGCGGAGGCTGCCAACTACCCGTTTTGTACCATCGACCCGAACATCGGTGTCGTCACCGTGCCCGACGACCGGCTCGGCGTGCTGGCCGAGATCAGCAAAACCCAGAAAATCATCCCGGCGGCAATTGAATTCGTTGATATCGCCGGTCTGGTCGAAGGAGCTTCTGAAGGTGCCGGCCTTGGGAACAAGTTTCTCGCCAACATCCGTGAAGTCGATGCCATCGTGCAGGTGGTGCGCTGTTTTGACAACGACGACATCATCCACGAGCTGGGCAGCGTCGATCCCATCCGCGATATCGAGATCATCAACTCGGAGCTGATCCTCGCCGATATGGCCGCCTTGGAAAAACGCAAGGTCTCCCGTGCGAAAAAAGCCAAGAGTGGCGACAAGGAGTCGAAAAAAGAAGTGGAGCTCATCGACAAACTGCTGCCCCACCTCGACGCCGGCAAACCAGCCCTGACCCTGGAGCTCACCAAGGATGAACAACTTACCTTGCGCGACTTTTTCCTGCTTTCCTCCAAACGCACCATCTTTGCCTGCAACGTGGCCGAAGACGAGCTTGCCGATGCCCAGAAAGCGCCGGACAGCCATGCCATGGTGGCCAAGGTCCGGGAATATGCCGCCGCATCCCACGATGCCGAAGCGGTGGTCATCTCCGCCCGTATTGAGGAGGAGCTCGTTGAACTCGATCCCGCGGAAGCCACCGAGTTCCTTGCCGACATGGGGATCACCGATTCGGGTGTCTCCACCCTGATCCGTGCCGTTTACCATCTGCTTGGCCTCCGTACCTATATCACCAGCGGGGAAAAGGAAACCCGCGCCTGGACGATCCGCCACGGCGACAAGGCACCGGCCGCAGCCGGTGTCATCCACGGGGACTTCGAGCGGGGCTTCATCGCTGCCGAGGTGGTGGCCTTCGAGGATCTCGTGGCGGCCGGCTCCAAAGCAGCCGCCCGCGAAGCTGGAAAACTCCGCATCGAGGGCAAGGAATATGTGGTCAAGGACGGCGACGTGATCGAGTTCCGCTTCAATGTCTGA
- a CDS encoding PEP-CTERM sorting domain-containing protein: MKSKYTTIAVFLVTAGLSGAVTIVGSTDFENLTAGDTALNGQSSGAPFAGAWAGNGNTVVTADPYNAANTVVATTGGSQMVGTFDAATQAVLNASSEVWFSMDMGTNHNSGTNRFGLMTDNGALMDSTFTIGQRLGGLQTRIGPWNGNAPDLTGGGAVDGACEVITTNGWTANTAYTLVGRITVDRTLGGTESLEFWQVAAGTFDYNNPGSAYITMTGIDLIEPTTQITGFVIDGNQGGNAYDNLTVLVPEPSSALLLGLGALGFALRRRRNG; this comes from the coding sequence ATGAAATCAAAGTACACAACCATAGCGGTCTTTCTTGTGACTGCCGGCTTGTCAGGAGCGGTCACCATAGTCGGAAGCACGGACTTCGAAAACCTGACTGCCGGCGACACCGCACTCAACGGCCAGTCATCAGGCGCGCCATTCGCAGGTGCCTGGGCAGGTAATGGAAATACCGTTGTCACAGCGGACCCTTATAATGCGGCGAACACGGTGGTTGCGACAACAGGTGGATCTCAGATGGTGGGAACCTTCGATGCCGCCACCCAGGCCGTTCTCAACGCCAGCTCCGAGGTCTGGTTCAGCATGGACATGGGAACCAATCACAACAGCGGCACCAACCGCTTCGGTCTCATGACGGACAATGGCGCGCTGATGGACAGCACCTTTACCATCGGTCAGCGTCTCGGCGGTCTCCAGACCCGGATCGGACCATGGAACGGCAATGCTCCGGATCTGACGGGTGGAGGCGCTGTCGACGGAGCCTGTGAGGTGATCACCACTAATGGATGGACCGCCAACACTGCATACACCCTGGTGGGCAGGATCACCGTGGACCGCACGCTTGGTGGCACGGAGTCCCTTGAGTTCTGGCAGGTGGCTGCGGGCACATTCGACTACAACAATCCGGGCAGCGCATACATCACCATGACGGGGATCGATCTGATCGAGCCCACCACCCAGATCACCGGTTTTGTGATCGATGGCAACCAGGGCGGGAATGCTTATGATAACCTGACAGTGCTTGTCCCCGAGCCCAGTTCGGCCCTGCTGCTTGGTCTCGGTGCCCTGGGCTTTGCCCTGCGCCGCCGCCGCAATGGCTGA